The following are encoded in a window of Ranitomeya variabilis isolate aRanVar5 chromosome 6, aRanVar5.hap1, whole genome shotgun sequence genomic DNA:
- the LOC143781788 gene encoding protein NYNRIN-like: MPAHMSAQEAELKALTEACKLAEGKTVNIYTDSRYAFGITHDYGPIWRARAFLTANGHPFKHAEAVQQLMNALQLPTQAGIIKVKAHTKGTDGQTKGNTLVDQAAKKAASTPVASKVHHLDTPPSPLVSKDILARLQEQASKEEKNRWQKIGACSDTVTGLWGRGEKVCLPQVLYPMMAQVLHENVHHSKTAMCDTLQKQWIAPEFSTCAERQVQSCMICATHNQGRTVKTPSKHTPRPLYPFQRLQIDYIQLPRVGTYEYVLVCIDLFSGWPEAYPVAKATAKTTAKKLMAEIICRYGVPEVIESDRSSHFTGEIMSEVMAALGVSQALHTPYHPQSSGRVERLNGTFKLKIQKAMTETGKPWTECLPLALFSVGYTPNRKTGLSLYEILFGRGPNLECFFPQQLQLKYQDLTSYVQALHGHLAKVHLTVFSSLPDPDKDPGHHPFVPGDLVYVKKFVRRDCLQTRFEGPHTVILVTPTAVKLEGRPTWIHVSHWKLVKQTSSK; encoded by the coding sequence atgccagctcatatgtctgcacaagaagcagagctcaaggcgctcacagaagcgtgcaaactagcagaaggtaagactgtaaatatctacactgattccaggtatgcttttggcattacacacgattatgggcctatctggagagccagggctttcctgacagcaaatggccacccctttaaacatgctgaggcagtccagcaacttatgaatgcactacagcttcccacccaagcaggcatcataaaggtaaaggcacataccaaaggcactgatggacagacAAAGGGTAACacactggtagaccaggctgccaagaaagcagcaagcactcctgtagcctctaaagtacatcacctagacaccccaccatctccacttgtgtcaaaagacatcttagcccggttacaagaacaggcaagtaaggaggagaaaaataggtggcaaaagataggggcttgctctgataccgtcactggactatgggggaggggtgaaaaggtctgcctgccacaggtactgtacccaatgatggcacaggttctgcacgagaatgtgcaccactcgaagacggccatgtgtgacaccctacagaaacaatggattgcccccgagttttccacctgcgcagaaaggcaggtacagagctgcatgatatgtgccacacataatcaaggtaggacagtgaaaaccccatccaaacacactccccggcccctttacccattccagagactgcagattgattatattcagttacctagggtagggacgtatgagtatgtgttggtctgcattgatttattttcaggttggccagaagcctacccagttgccaaagctacggctaagacaacggcgaagaaactgatggctgagatcatatgcaggtatggagttcctgaagtcattgaaagcgatcggagttcccattttactggagagatcatgtcagaggtaatggcagcactgggggtaagtcaagcattgcatactccataccatccgcagagcagtggaagagtggagagactaaatggaacttttaagcttaaaatccagaaggcaatgacagagactggtaaaccatggacagaatgccttcctctagctttgttttcagtaggatataccccaaacaggaagacaggactgtcactgtatgagattctgtttggcaggggccccaatcttgaatgtttctttccacaacagttgcagctcaagtaccaggacttgactagctatgtgcaggccttacatggacaccttgccaaagtgcatttaactgtcttcagttctcttccagacccagacaaggatcctggacaccatccctttgtgccaggagacctggtgtatgtgaaaaagtttgtgcgcagagattgtctccagacaagatttgaaggaccccacacggtgatcctggtcacccccactgcagtaaagctggaaggaaggccgacgtggatccacgtatcgcactggaagctggtcaaacagactagtagcaaataa